One Phaseolus vulgaris cultivar G19833 chromosome 11, P. vulgaris v2.0, whole genome shotgun sequence genomic window carries:
- the LOC137821238 gene encoding CLAVATA3/ESR (CLE)-related protein 46, with protein MLIKTATLLLTRSMPLMRRQIFIHLLFAWLLLPASALNHVTPGVQATQSVYFKFRTPRAIPQSQTRHAIPSWVNEKNRKSPSGPNPVGNQRPPSKP; from the exons ATGCTCATTAAGACTGCAACACTCTTACTCACTCGAAGTATGCCACTGATGAGAAGACAAATCTTCATCCATCTTCTCTTTGCATGGCTTCTGCTCCCAGCTTCTGCACTCAATCACGTCACTCCTGGTGTTCAGGCTACGCAGTCAG TCTATTTCAAGTTCAGAACCCCACGGGCTATACCACAGTCGCAAACTAGGCATGCCATTCCTTCATGG GTTAATGAAAAGAATCGTAAGAGTCCATCAGGGCCTAACCCAGTAGGGAATCAACGCCCGCCATCAAAACCATAG
- the LOC137826782 gene encoding osmotin-like protein: MASSLFLCTFFILAVTTLTSPTAALILTLVNNCNYTVWPAIQPNAGHPVLAGGGFTLHTLTHQSIPVPDVHWSGRVWARTGCTYSGTAFSCSSGDCGGRLQCNGAGGAAPASLAQVEAHHGNGDYVSYSVSLVDGFNVPMTVTPHEGKGVCPVVGCRAELLATCPSVLQHRVPAVHGPVVACKSGCEAFHTDELCCRNHFNSPHTCRESVYSTFFKHACPNTFTYAHDNPSLLHQCSSPHELKVIFCH, translated from the coding sequence ATGGCTTCTTCATTGTTTCTATGCACATTCTTCATCCTCGCTGTCACCACCCTTACCTCACCCACAGCTGCACTTATCTTAACCCTTGTTAACAACTGCAACTACACCGTCTGGCCAGCCATTCAACCCAACGCCGGCCACCCAGTCCTCGCCGGCGGTGGCTTCACCCTCCACACCCTCACCCACCAATCCATCCCCGTCCCCGACGTCCACTGGTCGGGCCGGGTCTGGGCCCGTACCGGCTGCACCTACTCCGGCACCGCCTTTTCCTGCTCCAGCGGAGACTGCGGCGGCCGTCTCCAGTGCAACGGTGCTGGTGGCGCCGCCCCCGCCTCCTTGGCGCAGGTGGAGGCCCACCACGGCAACGGCGACTACGTCTCCTACAGCGTGAGCCTCGTGGACGGTTTTAACGTCCCCATGACCGTGACCCCGCACGAGGGCAAAGGCGTGTGCCCGGTGGTTGGTTGCCGCGCCGAGTTGCTGGCCACGTGTCCCTCCGTGCTGCAGCACCGTGTCCCCGCCGTTCACGGACCCGTCGTGGCGTGCAAGAGCGGGTGCGAGGCTTTTCACACCGACGAGCTCTGCTGTAGGAACCACTTCAACAGCCCCCACACGTGCCGTGAGTCCGTGTACTCCACCTTCTTCAAGCACGCGTGCCCCAACACGTTCACCTACGCGCACGACAACCCCTCTCTCTTGCACCAGTGTTCCTCCCCGCATGAACTTAAGGTCATCTTTTGCCACTGA